A genomic region of Cucumis sativus cultivar 9930 unplaced genomic scaffold, Cucumber_9930_V3 scaffold118, whole genome shotgun sequence contains the following coding sequences:
- the LOC116401604 gene encoding LOW QUALITY PROTEIN: secoisolariciresinol dehydrogenase-like (The sequence of the model RefSeq protein was modified relative to this genomic sequence to represent the inferred CDS: inserted 1 base in 1 codon), translated as MSIQLLPAIARRLEGKVAVITGGARGIGEQTAKLFFKHGAKVVIADIQDHLGQTLCKDLGQSSSVFVHCDVTKEKDVETAVDTAVSKYGKLDIMLNNAGVFEESPNFDILKDDPLTFQRVVNVNLVGAFLGTKHAARVMKPAGRGSIVTTASICSVIGEXGTHAYTSSKHGVLGLMRNAAVDLGRYGIRVNCVSPNVVPTEMGRKLFKVKDGGEFPSFYWSLKNGDILREEDVGEAVVYLGSDESKCVSGLNLIVDGGFTVVNQALCSFRS; from the exons ATGAGTATCCAATTGCTTCCCGCCATTGCAAGAAG ACTTGAAGGTAAAGTAGCCGTAATCACTGGTGGGGCTAGAGGAATTGGGGAACAAACAGCGAAGCTCTTCTTCAAGCATGGAGCCAAAGTGGTTATTGCAGACATTCAAGACCATTTAGGTCAAACACTATGTAAGGATCTCGGTCAGTCATCTTCTGTCTTCGTTCATTGCGACgtaacaaaagagaaagacGTTGAAACTGCGGTTGACACGGCAGTCTCCAAGTACGGAAAGTTAGACATCATGTTGAACAATGCAGGAGTTTTCGAAGAATCTCCAAACTTCGACATTCTGAAAGATGATCCATTAACCTTTCAGAGAGTGGTGAACGTCAACCTGGTTGGGGCCTTTCTCGGAACGAAACACGCAGCACGAGTAATGAAACCAGCGGGTCGAGGGAGCATCGTGACGACAGCGAGTATATGCTCGGTGATTGGGG TTGGGACGCATGCTTATACAAGCTCGAAGCATGGGGTGTTGGGATTGATGAGGAATGCAGCTGTGGATTTGGGAAGATATGGGATTAGGGTAAATTGTGTTTCACCAAATGTAGTGCCAACTGAAATGGGAAGGAAGTTGTTCAAGGTTAAAGATGGTGGGGAATTTCCAAGTTTCTACTGGagtttaaaaaatggagataTTTTAAGGGAAGAAGATGTGGGTGAAGCTGTTGTGTATTTGGGGAGTGACGAGTCCAAGTGTGTGAGTGGACTCAACTTGATTGTTGATGGAGGCTTTACTGTTGTCAACCAAGCTCTTTGTTCCTTTCGTTCATAA
- the LOC116401681 gene encoding LOW QUALITY PROTEIN: NAC domain-containing protein 89-like (The sequence of the model RefSeq protein was modified relative to this genomic sequence to represent the inferred CDS: inserted 1 base in 1 codon), protein MAAAAENRVSREVQLSMAVSSMFPGFRFSPTDEELISFYLKKKLEGYEKSVEVIADVEIYKYEPWDLPAKSIIQSDNEWFFFXPRGKKYPNGNQTRRATDLGYWKATGKERNVKSGSNTIGTKRTLVFILAVHLKGKGQSGLCMNITQRDKAQISTYENDDGSWSKIVFIQICGFFYLNS, encoded by the exons ATGGCTGCTGCTGCTGAGAATCGGGTTTCTAGGGAAGTGCAGCTTTCAATGGCGGTTTCGTCTATGTTTCCTGGTTTTCGCTTTTCGCCGACTGATGAGGAGTTGATTTCGTTTTACCTCAAGAAGAAATTGGAAGGGTATGAGAAGAGCGTTGAAGTCATTGCGGACGTTGAAATTTACAAGTACGAACCCTGGGACTTACCTG CCAAGTCTATCATTCAATCAGATAATGAGtggtttttct tccctCGTGGAAAGAAGTACCCAAACGGTAATCAGACGAGGAGAGCTACCGATTTAGGCTACTGGAAAGCCACAGGGAAAGAACGTAATGTAAAGTCAGGTTCTAACACTATTGGTACTAAGAGGACTCTGGTTTTTATACTGGCCGTGCACCTAAAGGGGAAAGGACAGAGTGGATTATGCATGAATATAACACAAAGAGATAAAGCTCAG ATTTCAACTTACGAAAATGATGATGGTTCTTGGAGCAAAAttgttttcattcaaatttgtgGCTTCTTTTATCTGAATTCCTAG